The following proteins come from a genomic window of Paenibacillus sp. CAA11:
- a CDS encoding UDP-N-acetylmuramoyl-tripeptide--D-alanyl-D-alanine ligase has protein sequence MKRTLTEVSALCEGELAHREDAAIMIQGVTTDSRKPGDRCLFIPLVGERFDGHDYTEEVLRSGAAASLWQRDHGTPPAGPVILVEDTLVALQKLAAGYLRESGARVIGITGSNGKTTTKDMVTSLLSTTYKVHKTEGNFNNHIGLPLTLLSMPEQSDFVVLEMGMSARGEIRLLSELAHPETAIITNIGESHLEQLGSREEIARAKTEIAAGMPAGGLLLYNGDEPLIPAVLDEPSTVKPEGLNGSTFGLGEGCSIHPTGMMFHTEGTIFTDNTSTDSQPFKLPLLGKHNVLNALGAIACARHYGISEENLRLGLEKLKLTGMRIELIEGVSGITILNDAYNASPTSMKAALEVLGSMKGFRKKIAVLGDMLELGKDEIEMHRNIGRSLTPQTVDLLFVYGQLGAAIAEGASEVLPAASVAAYNNKSELIEDLSTRLHPKDVVLVKASRGMRLEEVVEAVRNQPIIPS, from the coding sequence ATAAAGAGGACATTAACAGAGGTTTCAGCGCTTTGCGAAGGGGAGCTTGCACACCGTGAAGACGCTGCGATCATGATTCAGGGAGTAACTACGGATTCTCGGAAGCCGGGAGATCGGTGCCTGTTCATCCCTCTGGTGGGTGAACGGTTTGACGGACATGATTATACCGAGGAGGTTCTGCGTTCAGGGGCTGCTGCATCACTGTGGCAGCGGGATCACGGAACGCCGCCGGCCGGGCCTGTCATTCTAGTAGAGGATACGCTGGTTGCATTGCAGAAGCTGGCGGCAGGCTATTTGCGGGAAAGCGGCGCCCGCGTGATTGGAATTACCGGGAGTAACGGGAAGACCACGACGAAGGATATGGTAACCTCCCTTCTTAGCACGACATACAAGGTTCATAAAACCGAAGGTAATTTCAATAATCACATCGGACTTCCGCTTACGCTGTTGTCGATGCCGGAGCAAAGTGATTTTGTTGTCTTAGAGATGGGAATGAGTGCAAGAGGGGAGATTCGTCTGCTTTCTGAATTGGCCCATCCCGAGACAGCGATTATTACGAATATAGGTGAATCCCATTTGGAACAGCTCGGCTCCCGGGAGGAGATTGCAAGAGCCAAGACAGAGATTGCCGCAGGTATGCCGGCAGGTGGTCTGCTGCTCTATAACGGGGATGAGCCGCTCATTCCTGCCGTGTTGGACGAACCCTCAACGGTTAAGCCAGAGGGCTTGAACGGATCTACCTTTGGCTTGGGAGAGGGCTGCAGCATCCATCCTACCGGAATGATGTTTCATACCGAGGGGACGATCTTTACCGATAATACAAGCACAGATTCACAGCCGTTCAAGCTGCCGCTTCTGGGCAAACATAATGTATTGAATGCGCTTGGGGCGATAGCTTGTGCAAGGCATTACGGAATTAGCGAAGAGAATCTCCGGCTTGGCCTGGAGAAGCTGAAGCTGACGGGTATGCGCATTGAGCTGATCGAAGGCGTTAGCGGTATAACTATTCTGAACGATGCTTATAATGCCAGCCCTACCTCCATGAAGGCGGCACTAGAAGTGTTGGGATCAATGAAGGGCTTCCGTAAAAAAATCGCTGTGCTGGGAGACATGCTTGAGCTTGGCAAGGACGAGATCGAGATGCATCGGAATATTGGACGATCGCTCACGCCGCAAACGGTAGATTTGCTGTTTGTATATGGGCAGCTTGGCGCGGCGATTGCGGAAGGAGCATCCGAAGTTTTACCCGCCGCAAGTGTTGCTGCGTACAATAATAAATCTGAGCTGATTGAGGATCTCAGCACAAGACTTCATCCTAAAGACGTTGTACTTGTCAAGGCATCGCGGGGGATGCGTCTGGAAGAGGTTGTTGAAGCCGTTAGAAATCAGCCAATCATTCCATCATAG
- the murB gene encoding UDP-N-acetylmuramate dehydrogenase has protein sequence MRQWISLLLEHEVGTVLQDEPMSKYTTWKIGGPADALIIPESTSQLQQLIRILHTERVPWLLVGKGSNMLVSDKGIRGAVIKLGKGFETAEFRGTEVEAGGGASFVSLSIQAGKRCLTGLEFASGIPGTVGGAVYMNAGAHGSDVSRIFKSAEIVLETGELVKYEAEDMRFGYRRSVLQEQKGIVAGTVFSLAEGDGAVIHSSMTAFKDRRRQTQPLQLPCAGSVFRNPPGDHAARLIEAAGLKGLRVGGAEVSTLHANFIVNNGQATAGDVLTLIQTIKETIQQQNGIALVPEVFLVGER, from the coding sequence ATGCGCCAGTGGATCTCGCTGTTACTTGAACATGAAGTCGGAACCGTCCTGCAAGACGAGCCGATGTCTAAATATACGACTTGGAAAATCGGCGGTCCCGCCGACGCTCTGATCATTCCAGAATCAACAAGCCAGCTTCAGCAGTTGATCCGCATTCTTCATACAGAGCGGGTTCCCTGGTTGCTGGTTGGGAAAGGCTCGAATATGCTCGTATCTGACAAGGGGATCCGTGGAGCGGTTATCAAGCTTGGTAAAGGGTTTGAAACTGCTGAATTCCGGGGAACCGAAGTGGAGGCGGGTGGAGGAGCATCTTTTGTCAGCCTTAGTATTCAAGCAGGCAAAAGATGCCTCACCGGGCTTGAGTTTGCATCTGGAATCCCAGGGACGGTTGGCGGTGCCGTGTATATGAACGCTGGAGCTCACGGGTCTGATGTGTCACGCATATTCAAGTCCGCTGAAATTGTACTGGAGACCGGTGAATTGGTGAAGTATGAGGCTGAAGATATGAGATTCGGATACCGGCGTTCCGTGCTTCAAGAACAGAAGGGGATCGTTGCAGGCACTGTTTTTTCTTTAGCGGAAGGGGACGGGGCAGTTATCCATTCATCCATGACTGCCTTCAAGGATCGCCGAAGACAGACACAGCCGCTGCAGTTGCCTTGTGCCGGAAGTGTATTCCGCAATCCTCCCGGCGATCACGCGGCAAGGCTGATTGAGGCTGCCGGACTAAAGGGACTGCGCGTCGGAGGGGCCGAAGTATCAACGCTTCATGCCAATTTCATCGTGAACAACGGGCAAGCCACAGCGGGGGACGTTCTCACCCTTATTCAGACAATCAAGGAGACGATTCAGCAGCAAAACGGAATTGCCTTGGTTCCGGAAGTATTCCTTGTGGGTGAGCGGTAA
- a CDS encoding cell division protein FtsQ/DivIB, which translates to MPRTSVPALKEHIPKKHTKSKLLWLLILLFAVLLAVLFFRSSLSKISEITFHGSTYATNAELLKQSGLHTGDSFFGTSADTIRKRLVSLPAVENVKVDKRFPGTIEVTVEEYPSVAYELSSSGELQAYLSNGKSVVVKKAISIEKPMLSGWKKDDIVLMKLCSALSKLPDELTSDFSEIAPSPSASFPDRIKIYTRSGFEVVTSVSLLPEKAEYLNGIVGTQEPGVITMLEADTYEPFQPSALEDEEGEKETTHD; encoded by the coding sequence ATGCCAAGAACTAGTGTCCCCGCGTTAAAAGAGCATATCCCTAAGAAACACACAAAAAGCAAGCTGCTTTGGCTGCTTATTTTGTTGTTTGCCGTGCTTCTTGCCGTCCTATTCTTCCGATCGTCACTCAGCAAAATTTCAGAGATTACGTTTCATGGCAGCACCTACGCGACCAATGCGGAGCTTCTTAAGCAAAGCGGTCTTCATACGGGGGATTCTTTCTTCGGGACAAGCGCGGATACGATTCGTAAGCGGCTGGTTTCTTTGCCTGCTGTGGAGAATGTAAAGGTGGACAAGCGTTTCCCTGGCACGATTGAGGTGACCGTTGAGGAGTACCCTTCTGTCGCTTATGAGCTTTCCAGCAGTGGTGAACTGCAAGCTTATCTATCGAACGGCAAAAGTGTTGTCGTCAAGAAGGCGATTTCTATTGAAAAGCCGATGCTGAGCGGCTGGAAGAAGGATGATATTGTCCTGATGAAGCTCTGCAGCGCTTTGTCCAAGCTGCCTGACGAGCTGACTTCGGATTTCTCCGAAATCGCTCCGTCTCCATCAGCTTCCTTTCCGGATCGGATTAAGATTTACACCCGCTCCGGGTTTGAGGTCGTGACATCAGTCTCTCTCTTGCCAGAGAAGGCGGAGTATCTGAACGGTATTGTGGGAACGCAGGAACCAGGCGTTATTACGATGCTTGAAGCGGATACTTACGAGCCCTTTCAGCCTTCTGCGTTAGAAGACGAAGAGGGTGAAAAAGAGACTACTCACGATTAG
- the murD gene encoding UDP-N-acetylmuramoyl-L-alanine--D-glutamate ligase — MKHPESYRGQEVVVLGLAKSGVQVAKVLHEVGAKVTVNDKKDRAECPEASELEALGISVLCGGHPDGLIHPGVQLMVKNPGIPYKVPPVQKALELGIPVVTEVEVAYHLCKAPMIGITGSNGKTTTTTWVGKLLESAGMHPIIAGNIGTPLCEAAVQAKPDDWMVVELSSFQLKGTEDFRPRIGCLLNVAETHLDYHGSMEDYVSSKAKLFKHQLDSDTAILNWDDPVCRDLVPYIQGKLFPFSMTEPLDEGVYVEPPYVPGVEDQLSRDIVYRNADGEVHAIIRTEEIGLAGRFNVENALAAVACALAAGADPAKLAQPLKEFRGVEHRLEFVETKQGVSYYNNSKATNAKATSMALRALSQPIVLLAGGLDRGSDYMELLQDFKDKVKAVVALGETKEKIGTVAELAGISRIVLVDTVETAADTLRAALQAASGLAEPGDIVLLSPACASWDMFSSYEERGRIFKEAVHNL, encoded by the coding sequence ATGAAGCATCCAGAATCATACCGCGGACAAGAGGTAGTTGTGCTTGGGCTCGCCAAGAGCGGCGTCCAGGTGGCAAAAGTGCTGCATGAAGTCGGTGCCAAAGTGACCGTCAACGATAAGAAGGATAGAGCAGAATGTCCCGAAGCATCCGAATTGGAGGCTTTGGGAATTTCTGTTCTATGCGGCGGACATCCAGATGGGCTTATTCATCCAGGGGTTCAGCTGATGGTCAAAAATCCCGGCATTCCTTATAAGGTGCCTCCTGTGCAAAAAGCGCTGGAGCTGGGCATTCCTGTTGTAACCGAGGTTGAGGTTGCCTATCATTTGTGTAAAGCGCCAATGATAGGCATTACAGGCTCCAACGGCAAGACGACAACCACGACATGGGTAGGCAAGCTGCTGGAGTCGGCGGGGATGCATCCCATCATTGCGGGCAATATTGGGACGCCGCTTTGTGAAGCAGCGGTGCAGGCCAAACCGGATGACTGGATGGTGGTTGAGCTTAGCAGCTTCCAATTAAAGGGGACGGAGGATTTCAGACCTCGTATCGGCTGCCTGCTGAACGTGGCTGAGACGCATCTGGACTATCATGGAAGCATGGAGGATTACGTGTCTTCCAAAGCGAAGCTGTTCAAACACCAGCTGGATTCCGATACAGCTATCCTGAACTGGGATGATCCGGTGTGCAGAGATTTGGTGCCCTATATTCAAGGGAAGCTATTTCCTTTCTCAATGACTGAGCCGCTGGACGAAGGGGTTTATGTGGAGCCTCCTTATGTTCCTGGTGTGGAGGATCAGCTCAGCAGGGACATTGTATACCGGAATGCTGATGGTGAGGTTCATGCCATTATTCGTACAGAAGAGATTGGTCTTGCGGGAAGATTCAATGTGGAGAACGCCTTGGCTGCAGTGGCCTGCGCTCTCGCTGCCGGGGCTGATCCGGCTAAGCTGGCGCAGCCGCTTAAGGAATTCCGCGGTGTGGAGCACCGGCTTGAATTTGTAGAAACCAAGCAAGGCGTCTCCTACTACAATAACTCCAAGGCTACGAATGCCAAGGCAACCTCTATGGCTTTAAGAGCTTTGTCCCAGCCTATTGTCCTTCTTGCAGGCGGTCTTGACCGGGGCTCTGATTATATGGAGCTTTTGCAGGATTTTAAGGATAAAGTGAAAGCTGTGGTAGCTTTGGGAGAGACGAAAGAGAAGATAGGAACAGTGGCAGAGCTAGCGGGCATAAGCCGTATCGTGCTTGTCGATACTGTGGAGACAGCCGCCGATACACTGCGTGCTGCGCTTCAGGCAGCTTCAGGCTTGGCCGAGCCCGGCGACATCGTTCTGCTGTCTCCTGCTTGCGCGAGCTGGGACATGTTCTCTTCCTATGAGGAGCGCGGACGCATTTTTAAAGAGGCGGTGCATAACCTTTAA
- the murG gene encoding undecaprenyldiphospho-muramoylpentapeptide beta-N-acetylglucosaminyltransferase, whose product MRIVLSGGGTGGHIYPALAVAEQIKAEYPEAEFLYIGGTRGLESGIVPKHQLRFEAIDITGFRRKLSLDNIKTVMRFLQGVRTSKKLLKEFKPDAVIGTGGYVCGPVVYAAAKLGIPSIIHEQNAVAGLTNRFLSKYVNTVAVSFQGMEQAFPGAKRIVYTGNPRATTVHRADPAKGFAALGLSSDNPVVLIVGGSRGAKAITEAMADMAPLVQQLEKVHFVYVTGEGYYESTLATIKDKLGTVPHRLHVLPYIHNMPEVLAATQLVAGRAGASFLAEITSLGIPSILIPSPNVTNNHQEKNARRLEKAGAAKVLLETELNGQTLFNAITDIMRQPERHAAMSQAARGLGEPEAAKLLMQEMLNLVHARK is encoded by the coding sequence GTGCGTATCGTTTTAAGCGGCGGCGGCACCGGTGGACATATTTACCCGGCGCTGGCCGTAGCAGAGCAAATTAAAGCAGAATATCCCGAAGCGGAATTTCTATACATCGGCGGGACCCGCGGACTGGAAAGCGGGATTGTCCCCAAACATCAACTTCGATTCGAAGCCATCGATATTACCGGTTTTCGCCGTAAATTGTCTTTGGATAACATCAAGACGGTCATGCGGTTTCTTCAAGGAGTACGAACTTCGAAGAAGCTTTTAAAAGAATTCAAACCCGACGCCGTCATCGGTACTGGAGGCTATGTCTGCGGACCGGTTGTGTACGCGGCAGCCAAGCTCGGTATCCCGAGCATTATTCACGAACAGAATGCGGTAGCGGGCTTAACGAACCGTTTTCTTAGCAAGTATGTCAACACGGTGGCCGTTAGCTTCCAAGGTATGGAGCAGGCTTTTCCGGGCGCTAAGCGCATTGTATACACCGGGAATCCAAGAGCAACGACCGTTCATCGCGCGGACCCGGCCAAAGGGTTTGCAGCGCTTGGACTGTCCTCAGACAATCCGGTGGTGCTCATTGTGGGAGGCAGTCGGGGCGCTAAGGCGATCACGGAAGCGATGGCAGATATGGCCCCGCTGGTGCAGCAGCTGGAGAAAGTCCATTTTGTCTATGTGACAGGCGAGGGATATTATGAATCTACCCTTGCTACCATTAAAGACAAGCTGGGTACGGTTCCGCACCGGCTGCATGTGCTCCCTTATATCCATAATATGCCCGAAGTACTCGCTGCCACTCAGCTGGTTGCAGGACGAGCAGGAGCCTCTTTTCTCGCTGAGATAACATCGCTTGGCATTCCTTCAATCTTAATTCCATCGCCTAATGTTACTAACAATCATCAGGAGAAGAACGCACGGCGTCTGGAGAAGGCAGGCGCAGCTAAAGTGCTGTTGGAGACGGAGCTTAATGGCCAGACGTTGTTTAACGCTATAACAGATATCATGCGTCAGCCCGAGCGGCATGCTGCCATGTCTCAGGCTGCTAGAGGGCTGGGAGAGCCGGAGGCAGCTAAGCTGCTGATGCAAGAAATGCTGAATTTAGTTCATGCGAGAAAGTAA
- the ftsZ gene encoding cell division protein FtsZ has product MLEFDFEMESLAKIKVIGVGGGGSNAVNRMIENGVQGVEFITVNTDAQALHLAKSEHKLQIGDKLTRGLGAGANPEVGKKAAEESRDLIANTLKGADLVFVTAGMGGGTGTGAAPVIAEIARECGALTVGVVTRPFTFEGRKRSSHAELGIDGLKEKVDTLIVIPNDRLLEIVDKKTPMLEAFREADNVLRQAVQGISDLIAVPGLINLDFADVKTIMTERGSALMGIGLATGENRAAEAARKAIMSPLLETSIEGARGVIINITGGANLSLYEVNEAAEIVVSASDPEVNMIFGAIIDESMKEEIKVTVIATGFEHKSAPTIPGRSKPVSNNTAEPADPRNSPLRPFGNQPSQDQLDIPTFLRNRRNND; this is encoded by the coding sequence ATGTTGGAATTTGATTTTGAAATGGAGAGCTTGGCAAAAATTAAGGTCATCGGTGTAGGCGGCGGCGGAAGCAATGCGGTCAACCGAATGATCGAGAATGGTGTCCAGGGCGTAGAATTCATTACCGTGAATACGGACGCCCAGGCTCTGCATCTGGCCAAGTCTGAGCATAAATTGCAAATTGGGGACAAGCTTACGCGGGGCCTTGGAGCCGGTGCGAACCCTGAAGTCGGTAAGAAGGCGGCTGAGGAATCCAGGGACTTGATTGCCAATACACTGAAGGGTGCGGATTTGGTATTTGTAACTGCCGGCATGGGCGGCGGTACAGGTACAGGAGCCGCTCCTGTCATCGCTGAGATTGCACGTGAGTGCGGGGCGTTGACCGTTGGGGTCGTAACCCGTCCCTTCACCTTTGAAGGACGTAAGCGTTCTTCTCATGCAGAGCTTGGAATTGATGGCCTTAAGGAAAAGGTCGATACGCTTATCGTCATTCCCAATGACCGACTGCTAGAAATCGTGGACAAGAAAACCCCGATGCTGGAGGCCTTCCGGGAAGCCGATAATGTACTGCGTCAAGCCGTTCAAGGCATCTCGGATCTTATCGCTGTACCGGGCCTCATCAACCTTGACTTTGCAGATGTAAAGACCATTATGACAGAGCGCGGCTCTGCCCTGATGGGAATCGGCTTAGCTACTGGCGAGAACCGGGCTGCAGAAGCTGCACGCAAAGCGATTATGAGCCCACTTCTGGAAACTTCCATTGAAGGAGCTCGGGGTGTGATCATAAATATTACTGGCGGAGCGAACTTGTCGCTCTATGAAGTGAACGAAGCTGCCGAGATTGTGGTTTCTGCATCTGATCCGGAAGTGAACATGATCTTCGGTGCAATTATTGACGAGAGCATGAAGGAAGAAATCAAAGTAACGGTCATTGCGACCGGGTTCGAGCATAAGTCTGCACCGACCATTCCGGGACGCAGCAAACCCGTAAGCAATAATACTGCAGAACCTGCAGATCCGCGCAATTCACCGCTGCGGCCATTTGGCAACCAGCCGAGCCAGGATCAGCTGGATATTCCAACATTCCTGCGCAATCGCCGTAATAACGACTAA
- the spoVE gene encoding stage V sporulation protein E, protein MTKVRRAPDIWLLISILSLLVIGMVMVYSAGSVLGYHDYGDSFYFLKRQLLFAVLGLVAMFFAMNYDYRLLRKYAKLGLIVCFGLIIIVLIPGIGVVRGGARSWLGISSFGIQPSEFMKLGMILFLSYWLSREESDITRFTKGLLPPLGLIGLAFGIIMLQPDLGTGTVMLGASLLIVFTAGARIKHLAALALAGAAGFVGLILAAPYRLQRITAFLDPWSDPLGAGYQIIQSLYAIGPGGLAGLGLGMSRQKYSYVPEPQTDFIFSILAEELGFIGGVLVLLLFLILVWRGMRVAMTIGDTFGSLLAVGIVGMVAVQVVINIGVVIGLMPVTGITLPLISYGGSSLTLMLTALGILLNLSRYAR, encoded by the coding sequence ATGACGAAAGTGCGCCGTGCGCCGGATATATGGCTCTTGATCAGCATCTTGAGCCTGCTTGTTATAGGCATGGTTATGGTTTACAGCGCGGGATCGGTTCTTGGCTATCATGATTACGGAGATTCCTTCTATTTTCTGAAAAGACAGCTGCTGTTCGCAGTTCTTGGGCTGGTAGCTATGTTTTTTGCCATGAACTATGATTACCGTCTGCTCAGAAAATATGCGAAGCTCGGTCTAATCGTCTGCTTCGGTCTGATTATCATTGTGCTGATCCCCGGTATCGGGGTGGTCCGCGGAGGAGCGCGAAGCTGGCTGGGCATCAGCTCCTTTGGCATTCAGCCCTCGGAATTCATGAAGCTTGGGATGATTCTGTTTCTCTCCTATTGGCTAAGCCGGGAAGAGTCAGATATCACCCGCTTTACCAAAGGCCTGCTTCCGCCGCTTGGGCTAATCGGACTTGCCTTCGGCATTATCATGCTTCAGCCCGATTTGGGGACAGGAACCGTCATGCTGGGGGCCTCCTTGCTGATCGTCTTTACAGCCGGAGCCCGGATCAAGCATTTGGCGGCTCTGGCCTTGGCCGGGGCAGCCGGATTCGTAGGCCTGATTCTAGCGGCCCCTTACCGTCTTCAGCGTATTACAGCCTTCCTTGATCCGTGGTCTGATCCGCTTGGTGCGGGCTATCAGATCATTCAGTCGCTGTATGCCATCGGACCTGGCGGCCTTGCAGGGCTGGGACTAGGCATGAGCCGCCAGAAGTACAGCTATGTGCCTGAGCCCCAAACTGATTTTATCTTCTCCATCTTGGCGGAGGAGCTAGGGTTCATCGGCGGTGTGCTTGTCCTGCTGCTCTTCCTGATCCTGGTCTGGAGGGGCATGAGGGTTGCCATGACTATAGGAGATACTTTCGGCAGCCTGCTTGCTGTTGGGATTGTAGGCATGGTTGCCGTTCAAGTTGTCATCAATATTGGAGTCGTCATCGGTCTGATGCCGGTGACAGGCATTACCCTGCCGCTCATCAGTTACGGCGGATCCTCGCTTACACTGATGCTTACGGCACTTGGTATTTTACTTAATCTATCCCGTTATGCGAGGTGA
- the ftsA gene encoding cell division protein FtsA, translating into MSNNDIIVSLDIGTSKVRAIIGEISNGTFNIIGVGSADSEGIRKGAIVDIDQTVQSIKNAVDHAERMVGIQISEVYVGISGNHIGLQTSHGVVAVSNEDREIGEEDIERVLKAAEVIALPPEREIIDVVAKQYVVDGLEGIQDPRGMIGVRLEVEATIITGGKTAIHNLLRCVEKSGLRIKDLILLSLGAGQLALSKDEKTMGSVLVDIGAGQTTLAVFESGTIVATSTLPIGGEFITNDIAYGLRTLTDQAEKVKLKYGCALMDDAAPDVTFKVTRIGSNVDKEFTQEDLAAIAEPRVQEIFQLIKQEVKRLGYNELPGGYILTGGTASMPGLLQVAQNELSASVRVAVPDYIGVRDPGFTSGVGILYNVIRNLRIHSGGGGGNSKKAANRNKPAPAQESARKTGFVERIKNLFSEFI; encoded by the coding sequence TTGAGCAACAATGACATCATTGTTAGTTTGGACATCGGTACATCCAAAGTTCGGGCTATTATTGGGGAAATAAGCAATGGAACCTTTAATATTATTGGAGTTGGATCTGCCGACTCGGAAGGAATACGCAAAGGCGCTATAGTGGATATTGACCAAACCGTACAGTCCATCAAGAATGCAGTTGATCATGCGGAGCGTATGGTAGGTATTCAAATATCAGAAGTGTATGTCGGCATTTCGGGGAATCATATCGGACTTCAAACAAGCCACGGAGTTGTGGCTGTCTCGAACGAGGATCGGGAAATTGGCGAAGAAGACATCGAGCGTGTACTGAAGGCAGCAGAGGTGATCGCTCTTCCGCCAGAACGAGAGATTATTGATGTAGTAGCGAAGCAGTATGTAGTAGATGGCTTGGAAGGAATTCAGGATCCGCGCGGCATGATTGGTGTTCGGCTGGAGGTTGAAGCGACGATCATAACCGGAGGCAAGACGGCCATACATAACCTTTTGCGTTGTGTTGAGAAATCGGGTCTTCGAATTAAGGATTTGATACTTCTGTCCCTTGGTGCCGGCCAGCTCGCCCTTTCGAAGGATGAGAAGACCATGGGTTCCGTACTCGTTGATATCGGTGCCGGCCAGACTACGCTCGCTGTATTCGAAAGTGGAACCATTGTAGCTACATCAACACTTCCAATCGGGGGGGAATTTATAACGAATGATATAGCCTACGGGCTTCGGACTTTAACCGATCAAGCGGAGAAGGTCAAGCTTAAGTATGGCTGTGCCCTGATGGATGATGCGGCTCCTGATGTGACTTTTAAAGTTACTAGAATCGGTAGCAATGTGGATAAGGAATTTACCCAAGAGGATTTGGCGGCAATTGCCGAGCCGAGGGTTCAAGAGATTTTCCAGCTGATCAAACAGGAAGTGAAGCGTCTTGGTTACAATGAGCTTCCTGGGGGTTATATACTTACGGGTGGTACGGCTTCCATGCCGGGACTGCTGCAGGTGGCCCAGAATGAGCTGTCCGCTTCAGTAAGAGTTGCGGTGCCTGATTATATCGGTGTTCGTGATCCTGGTTTCACAAGCGGGGTAGGCATCCTGTATAATGTTATTCGTAACCTGCGGATCCACAGCGGTGGCGGAGGAGGAAACTCCAAGAAGGCGGCAAACCGGAACAAACCGGCTCCCGCTCAGGAAAGTGCCCGTAAGACGGGGTTCGTGGAACGTATTAAGAACTTATTTAGTGAATTCATATAA
- the murA gene encoding UDP-N-acetylglucosamine 1-carboxyvinyltransferase: protein MDKLVIEGGRPLSGTISIHGAKNAALPILAASLLAEGKVRLHNVPRLLDIEVMLGILNRLGCKAVFEGDCVTVDSSQADSFHIPEELMGQMRSSIFLMGPLLARFGEVCVYQPGGCAIGERKIDLHLRGLEALGAVIEESDRRIYCRASKLVGADIHLDYPSVGATENIMMAAVLAEGATTITNAAREPEIQDLQNFLNEMGASIIGAGTDTITIKGVAQLSPCEYRVIPDRIVAGTVMIAAAVTRGNVTITECNPGHLVSLIHVLRRAGIQMQVSNDIINVSGLIRPKAVERIVTSPYPAFPTDLQSQVMVLLALANGVSIMKETVFEGRFKHVDELVRMGADITVDLHSAIIRGVPRLYGATVEATDLRAGAALVIAGLAAKGKTVVEQVHHIDRGYDQIEVLFSQLGAVIHREAPVLRQLDPA from the coding sequence TTGGACAAATTGGTGATTGAAGGCGGGAGACCCCTATCAGGAACCATTAGCATCCATGGGGCAAAAAATGCTGCACTGCCGATCCTTGCGGCAAGCTTGCTGGCTGAAGGAAAGGTCCGGCTGCACAATGTTCCGCGGCTGCTTGACATTGAAGTCATGCTGGGCATACTGAACCGCTTGGGATGTAAGGCTGTGTTCGAGGGAGATTGTGTGACCGTGGATTCAAGTCAGGCCGATTCGTTTCATATTCCCGAGGAACTAATGGGACAAATGCGCTCTTCCATTTTTCTAATGGGACCTCTTCTGGCACGGTTCGGAGAAGTTTGTGTTTATCAGCCTGGCGGGTGTGCCATTGGAGAGAGAAAGATTGATCTTCATCTGAGAGGTCTAGAAGCGCTCGGAGCTGTGATCGAGGAGAGCGACCGGCGGATTTATTGCCGTGCCTCGAAGCTGGTCGGAGCCGACATTCATCTAGACTATCCAAGTGTGGGCGCTACGGAGAACATTATGATGGCCGCTGTTCTTGCTGAGGGAGCAACTACGATTACCAACGCGGCCCGCGAGCCTGAAATTCAAGACCTTCAGAACTTTCTGAACGAGATGGGAGCTTCGATTATCGGCGCAGGAACGGATACAATTACTATTAAGGGTGTAGCTCAGCTGTCCCCTTGCGAGTATCGGGTAATTCCTGACCGAATTGTTGCCGGCACGGTGATGATAGCTGCCGCCGTTACTCGCGGTAATGTCACCATAACCGAGTGCAACCCTGGGCATTTAGTTTCGCTGATACATGTGCTAAGACGCGCCGGTATTCAAATGCAGGTGAGCAATGATATAATTAATGTAAGCGGCCTGATTCGCCCTAAAGCGGTAGAGCGGATTGTCACTTCGCCTTACCCGGCGTTCCCCACCGATTTGCAATCTCAAGTTATGGTGCTTTTGGCGCTTGCCAATGGGGTTAGCATTATGAAAGAGACTGTGTTTGAGGGACGGTTCAAGCATGTTGATGAATTAGTCCGAATGGGTGCGGATATTACGGTTGATCTTCATTCAGCGATTATTCGCGGCGTTCCCCGCTTATACGGAGCCACTGTGGAGGCTACAGATCTGAGGGCAGGAGCCGCTCTCGTTATTGCCGGACTTGCCGCCAAAGGAAAGACCGTTGTGGAGCAGGTTCATCATATCGATAGAGGGTATGATCAGATCGAAGTGCTGTTTAGCCAGCTCGGTGCAGTAATTCATAGAGAAGCCCCGGTTCTCAGGCAGCTTGATCCTGCTTGA